Proteins encoded in a region of the Podarcis muralis chromosome 4, rPodMur119.hap1.1, whole genome shotgun sequence genome:
- the HTR1F gene encoding 5-hydroxytryptamine receptor 1F yields MDFLNFTEQNYTLEQNDTSEKLLKKVTPKILVSLTLSVLAVMTTIINSLVMTAIIVTRKLHHPANYLICSLAVTDFLVAILVMPFSIVYIVKETWIMGQVMCDLWLSVDITCCTCSILHLSAIALDRYRAITDAVEYARKRTPKRAGIMIAVMWVISVFISMPPLFWRHQAASRDDECIIKHDHIVFTIYSTFGAFYIPLALILILYYKIYKAAKTFHRRSVSRVLKEEANGQGLLEGTEKSCQPASSASCTKGKASNRSGDLDRMHISLRSPNSESKNEKGWKRQRISTTRERKAATTLGLILGAFVICWLPFFVKEVVVNTCERCQISEEMNNFLTWLGYINSLVNPLIYTIFNEDFKKAFQKLIQCKTSL; encoded by the coding sequence ATGGATTTCCTGAACTTTACTGAACAAAATTATACATTGGAACAAAATGACACATCAGAAAAACTACTTAAGAAAGTAACACCGAAGATTCTGGTTTCTCTTACACTTTCTGTGCTAGCAGTGATGACAACTATCATCAACTCTCTAGTGATGACTGCCATAATTGTGACCCGAAAGCTCCACCACCCTGCCAATTATTTAATTTGCTCCTTGGCAGTCACTGATTTTCTGGTTGCCATCCTAGTCATGCCCTTCAGCATCGTCTACATTGTCAAAGAGACCTGGATCATGGGCCAGGTGATGTGCGACCTTTGGCTCAGCGTTGACATTACCTGCTGCACCTGTTCCATCTTGCATCTCTCAGCCATCGCTTTGGATCGCTACCGAGCAATCACAGATGCTGTGGAGTATGCCAGGAAGCGAACCCCTAAGCGGGCAGGCATCATGATTGCCGTCATGTGGGTCATTTCTGTCTTCATTTCAATGCCGCCGTTGTTTTGGCGGCACCAGGCTGCCAGCAGAGATGACGAGTGCATCATTAAGCACGACCATATCGTTTTTACCATCTACTCCACGTTTGGAGCCTTTTATATCCCGCTGGCATTGATTCTGATCCTTTACTACAAAATATACAAGGCAGCTAAGACTTTTCACAGGAGGAGCGTGAGTCGTGTTCTCAAAGAGGAGGCGAATGGACAGGGTCTTCTGGAAGGAACTGAGAAAAGCTGCCAGCCAGCTTCCTCAGCATCATGCACAAAAGGGAAAGCATCTAACCGTTCAGGAGATTTGGACAGAATGCATATCTCCCTGCGAAGCCCCAATTCTGAGTCCAAGAATGAAAAGGGATGGAAGAGACAACGGATTTCTACcacgagagagagaaaggcagcaaCTACCCTTGGCTTAATTTTGGGTGCCTTTGTGATCTGCTGGCTCCCCTTCTTTGTGAAGGAGGTGGTTGTCAATACCTGTGAAAGATGTCAGATTTCAGAAGAAATGAATAATTTTCTGACATGGTTGGGATATATTAATTCTCTTGTTAACCCCCTGATTTACACAATCTTTAATGAAGATTTCAAGAAGGCATTCCAGAAACTTATCCAATGCAAGACCTCTCTGTGA